A single genomic interval of Penaeus vannamei isolate JL-2024 chromosome 21, ASM4276789v1, whole genome shotgun sequence harbors:
- the LOC113817335 gene encoding fumarate hydratase, mitochondrial isoform X2, whose product MAALRVTCSSSRLVTPLRGVLPSPCAGIATSSAMRTKIGNLKIRKSGKDGVRKEQDTFGELEVPNSKYYGAQTVRSVMNFPIGGETERMPLPVIKAFGVLKKAAAEVNQEYGLDPKIADAISKAADEVISGDLYGEHFPLVIWQTGSGTQSNMNTNEVIANRAIELLGGELGSKSPVHPNDHVNKSQSSNDTYPTAMHIATAVEIHNTLLPGLEALHKALDAKAKEYADIVKIGRTHTQDATPLTLGQEFSGYAQQIEFGIQRVKACLPRVYMLAAGGTAVGTGLNTRVGFAEKVAAKVSQLTGLPFETAPNKFEALAAHDAMVEVSGALNVIACSIMKIANDIRFLGSGPRCGLGELSLPENEPGSSIMPGKVNPTQCEAITMVAAQVMGNHVAVTVGGSNGHFELNVFKPMMVANVLRSIRLLGDSCHAFVNNCVVGITANQERIDKLLHESLMLVTALNPHIGYDKAAKIAKTAHKEGSTLKATALKLGYLTEEEFDKWVRPEDMLGPK is encoded by the exons ATGGCTGCCCTACGAGTTACTTGTTCCTCTTCTCGCCTGGTTACGCCCCTTAGGGGAGTCCTACCCAGCCCCTGCGCCGGCATAGCAACATCCTCAGCCATG AGGACAAAGATAGGAAATTTGAAGATCAGGAAG AGTGGCAAAGATGGAGTCAGAAAGGAGCAGGATACATTTGGGGAGCTGGAGGTGCCCAACAGCAAATACTACGGGGCTCAGACTGTACGATCCGTCATGAACTTCCCCATTGGCGGAGAAACGGAACGAATGCCG TTGCCAGTGATTAAGGCTTTTGGGGTGCTGAAGAAGGCTGCAGCAGAGGTCAACCAGGAGTATGGTCTTGACCCCAAGATAGCTGATGCCATTTCCAAAGCAGCTGATGAAGTGATCAGCGGAGATCTCTACGGCGAACATTTCCCTCTTGTCATCTGGCAGACT ggATCTGGAACGCAGTCCAACATGAACACCAATGAAGTAATTGCCAACCGCGCAATTGAATTGTTGGGAGGAGAACTAGGGTCAAAATCGCCTGTTCACCCCAATGACCATGTGAACAAGAGTCAG agtTCAAATGACACATACCCAACTGCCATGCACATTGCGACTGCAGTTGAGATCCACAACACACTGTTGCCAGGCCTCGAAGCCTTGCATAAGGCTTTGGACGCAAAAGCCAAGGAATATGCAGACATTGTAAAGATTGGCCGCACTCACACCCAG gATGCCACACCCCTAACTCTTGGCCAAGAGTTCAGTGGCTATGCACAGCAGATTGAGTTTGGCATTCAACGTGTGAAGGCCTGTCTCCCGCGTGTCTACATGCTAGCTGCTGGAGGAACTGCTGTGGGCACTGGTCTCAACACCAGGGTTGGGTTCGCAGAAAAAGTGGCTGCAAAG GTCTCACAGCTTACTGGTCTGCCCTTCGAGACGGCTCCAAACAAGTTTGAGGCCCTGGCTGCCCATGACGCCATGGTTGAGGTCTCGGGTGCTCTTAACGTGATTGCTTGCTCTATCATGAAGATTGCCAACGACATCCGCTTCCTTGGCTCTGGCCCTCGCTGTGGTCTGGGAGAGCTCTCCCTGCCAGAGAATGAGCCAGGTTCTTCCATTATGCCAG GCAAGGTCAACCCAACCCAGTGTGAGGCCATCACCATGGTTGCGGCTCAGGTTATGGGGAACCACGTGGCAGTGACAGTGGGTGGCTCCAATGGACACTTCGAGCTCAATGTCTTCAAGCCCATGATGGTTGCCAATGTGCTGAG gtCCATTCGGCTGCTTGGTGACAGCTGTCATGCATTCGTCAATAACTGTGTTGTTGGTATTACCGCAAACCAGGAACGTATTGACAAGCTCCTCCATGAGTCGCTTATGTTGGTGACTGCCCTCAACCCTCACATTGGTTATGACAAG GCTGCAAAGATCGCCAAGACTGCACATAAGGAAGGCTCAACACTCAAGGCCACAGCACTTAAGCTTGGCTACTTGACGGAGGAAGAATTTGACAAGTGGGTTAGACCTGAAGATATGCTGGGACCCAAGTAA
- the LOC113817335 gene encoding fumarate hydratase, mitochondrial isoform X5: MSGKDGVRKEQDTFGELEVPNSKYYGAQTVRSVMNFPIGGETERMPLPVIKAFGVLKKAAAEVNQEYGLDPKIADAISKAADEVISGDLYGEHFPLVIWQTGSGTQSNMNTNEVIANRAIELLGGELGSKSPVHPNDHVNKSQSSNDTYPTAMHIATAVEIHNTLLPGLEALHKALDAKAKEYADIVKIGRTHTQDATPLTLGQEFSGYAQQIEFGIQRVKACLPRVYMLAAGGTAVGTGLNTRVGFAEKVAAKVSQLTGLPFETAPNKFEALAAHDAMVEVSGALNVIACSIMKIANDIRFLGSGPRCGLGELSLPENEPGSSIMPGKVNPTQCEAITMVAAQVMGNHVAVTVGGSNGHFELNVFKPMMVANVLRSIRLLGDSCHAFVNNCVVGITANQERIDKLLHESLMLVTALNPHIGYDKAAKIAKTAHKEGSTLKATALKLGYLTEEEFDKWVRPEDMLGPK, translated from the exons ATG AGTGGCAAAGATGGAGTCAGAAAGGAGCAGGATACATTTGGGGAGCTGGAGGTGCCCAACAGCAAATACTACGGGGCTCAGACTGTACGATCCGTCATGAACTTCCCCATTGGCGGAGAAACGGAACGAATGCCG TTGCCAGTGATTAAGGCTTTTGGGGTGCTGAAGAAGGCTGCAGCAGAGGTCAACCAGGAGTATGGTCTTGACCCCAAGATAGCTGATGCCATTTCCAAAGCAGCTGATGAAGTGATCAGCGGAGATCTCTACGGCGAACATTTCCCTCTTGTCATCTGGCAGACT ggATCTGGAACGCAGTCCAACATGAACACCAATGAAGTAATTGCCAACCGCGCAATTGAATTGTTGGGAGGAGAACTAGGGTCAAAATCGCCTGTTCACCCCAATGACCATGTGAACAAGAGTCAG agtTCAAATGACACATACCCAACTGCCATGCACATTGCGACTGCAGTTGAGATCCACAACACACTGTTGCCAGGCCTCGAAGCCTTGCATAAGGCTTTGGACGCAAAAGCCAAGGAATATGCAGACATTGTAAAGATTGGCCGCACTCACACCCAG gATGCCACACCCCTAACTCTTGGCCAAGAGTTCAGTGGCTATGCACAGCAGATTGAGTTTGGCATTCAACGTGTGAAGGCCTGTCTCCCGCGTGTCTACATGCTAGCTGCTGGAGGAACTGCTGTGGGCACTGGTCTCAACACCAGGGTTGGGTTCGCAGAAAAAGTGGCTGCAAAG GTCTCACAGCTTACTGGTCTGCCCTTCGAGACGGCTCCAAACAAGTTTGAGGCCCTGGCTGCCCATGACGCCATGGTTGAGGTCTCGGGTGCTCTTAACGTGATTGCTTGCTCTATCATGAAGATTGCCAACGACATCCGCTTCCTTGGCTCTGGCCCTCGCTGTGGTCTGGGAGAGCTCTCCCTGCCAGAGAATGAGCCAGGTTCTTCCATTATGCCAG GCAAGGTCAACCCAACCCAGTGTGAGGCCATCACCATGGTTGCGGCTCAGGTTATGGGGAACCACGTGGCAGTGACAGTGGGTGGCTCCAATGGACACTTCGAGCTCAATGTCTTCAAGCCCATGATGGTTGCCAATGTGCTGAG gtCCATTCGGCTGCTTGGTGACAGCTGTCATGCATTCGTCAATAACTGTGTTGTTGGTATTACCGCAAACCAGGAACGTATTGACAAGCTCCTCCATGAGTCGCTTATGTTGGTGACTGCCCTCAACCCTCACATTGGTTATGACAAG GCTGCAAAGATCGCCAAGACTGCACATAAGGAAGGCTCAACACTCAAGGCCACAGCACTTAAGCTTGGCTACTTGACGGAGGAAGAATTTGACAAGTGGGTTAGACCTGAAGATATGCTGGGACCCAAGTAA
- the wmd gene encoding serine-threonine kinase receptor-associated protein, whose translation MIAQTRICFRRRSRLSQLIGQTTATPRRGNTMAATLRQTPLTCSGHTRPVVHLAFSKLCTDGYFLISASKDGKPMLRQGNTGDWIGTFEGHKGAVWGVALNNDASRAATAAADFSAKVWDAVAGEELHTFSHSHIVKTVDFSSDSTELLTGSNEKLLKIFDLGKPEAEPQVFSGHTGGLKHVLFMKDGKQMLSCAEDKTIRVWDKASGKEVHKMEVAHNPTSMELSPDGQTLTVTYGSKVAFLNPETLEQQRDEVTIPTAVYSASLHPDRSVFICGGEDFKMYKYDYSTNVELESFKGHFGPVHCVRFSPDGELYASGSEDGTLRLWQTTVGKTYGLWKCVDASSNEIINTPAKPEATA comes from the exons ATGATCGCTCAAACTCGAATTTGTTTTAGACGACGAAGCCGCTTGAGTCAGCTGATTGGGCAGACGACAGCCACCCCCCGACGAGGCAATACTATGGCCGCCACGCTCCGTCAAACTCCACTCACCTGTAGCGGCCACACAAGACCTGTGGTTCATCTAGCCTTCTCGAAACTCTGCACGGATGGCTATTTTCTCATCTCCGCCTCGAAAG ATGGAAAGCCTATGCTCCGGCAGGGCAACACTGGCGACTGGATAGGGACGTTTGAGGGGCACAAAGGGGCTGTGTGGGGGGTGGCCCTCAACAACGATGCTTCCCGGGCAGCTACAGCAGCTGCAGACTTCTCTGCCAAG GTCTGGGATGCTGTTGCCGGGGAGGAACTGCAcaccttctctcactcccacatTGTCAAGACTGTCGACTTCTCCTCTGACTCCACTGAGCTCCTCACTGGTTCCAACGAGAAGCTCCTCAAGATCTTTGACCTGGGAAAACCAGAAGCCG AGCCTCAGGTGTTTTCGGGGCACACTGGAGGGCTGAAGCATGTGCTCTTCATGAAGGACGGAAAGCAGATGCTAAGCTGTGCTGAGGATAAGACGATCCGTGTTTGGGATAAGGCATCAGGAAAG GAAGTACACAAGATGGAAGTGGCCCACAACCCAACTAGCATGGAATTATCTCCTGACGGCCAGACACTCACAGTCACTTATGGCTCAAAAGTTGCGTTCCTCAACCCTGAAAC TCTGGAGCAACAAAGGGATGAGGTCACCATTCCCACGGCTGTGTATTCTGCCTCTCTTCACCCTGACCGTTCAGTGTTTATTTGTGGAGGCGAAGATTTCAAGATGTACAAATATGACTACAGCACTAATGTAGAGTTAGAATCCTTCAAGGGTCACTTCGGACCTGTCCATTGTGTGCGGTTCAGTCCAGATGGGGAACTCTATGCCTCGGGGAGCGAAGATGGCACTCTGCGACTTTGGCAGACAACAGTAGGCAAAACTTATGGCCTCTGGAAGTGTGTAGATGCCTCATCTAATGAAATAATCAATACTCCTGCCAAACCAGAAGCTACTGCttaa
- the LOC113817335 gene encoding fumarate hydratase, mitochondrial isoform X3 produces MAALRVTCSSSRLVTPLRGVLPSPCAGIATSSAMSGKDGVRKEQDTFGELEVPNSKYYGAQTVRSVMNFPIGGETERMPLPVIKAFGVLKKAAAEVNQEYGLDPKIADAISKAADEVISGDLYGEHFPLVIWQTGSGTQSNMNTNEVIANRAIELLGGELGSKSPVHPNDHVNKSQSSNDTYPTAMHIATAVEIHNTLLPGLEALHKALDAKAKEYADIVKIGRTHTQDATPLTLGQEFSGYAQQIEFGIQRVKACLPRVYMLAAGGTAVGTGLNTRVGFAEKVAAKVSQLTGLPFETAPNKFEALAAHDAMVEVSGALNVIACSIMKIANDIRFLGSGPRCGLGELSLPENEPGSSIMPGKVNPTQCEAITMVAAQVMGNHVAVTVGGSNGHFELNVFKPMMVANVLRSIRLLGDSCHAFVNNCVVGITANQERIDKLLHESLMLVTALNPHIGYDKAAKIAKTAHKEGSTLKATALKLGYLTEEEFDKWVRPEDMLGPK; encoded by the exons ATGGCTGCCCTACGAGTTACTTGTTCCTCTTCTCGCCTGGTTACGCCCCTTAGGGGAGTCCTACCCAGCCCCTGCGCCGGCATAGCAACATCCTCAGCCATG AGTGGCAAAGATGGAGTCAGAAAGGAGCAGGATACATTTGGGGAGCTGGAGGTGCCCAACAGCAAATACTACGGGGCTCAGACTGTACGATCCGTCATGAACTTCCCCATTGGCGGAGAAACGGAACGAATGCCG TTGCCAGTGATTAAGGCTTTTGGGGTGCTGAAGAAGGCTGCAGCAGAGGTCAACCAGGAGTATGGTCTTGACCCCAAGATAGCTGATGCCATTTCCAAAGCAGCTGATGAAGTGATCAGCGGAGATCTCTACGGCGAACATTTCCCTCTTGTCATCTGGCAGACT ggATCTGGAACGCAGTCCAACATGAACACCAATGAAGTAATTGCCAACCGCGCAATTGAATTGTTGGGAGGAGAACTAGGGTCAAAATCGCCTGTTCACCCCAATGACCATGTGAACAAGAGTCAG agtTCAAATGACACATACCCAACTGCCATGCACATTGCGACTGCAGTTGAGATCCACAACACACTGTTGCCAGGCCTCGAAGCCTTGCATAAGGCTTTGGACGCAAAAGCCAAGGAATATGCAGACATTGTAAAGATTGGCCGCACTCACACCCAG gATGCCACACCCCTAACTCTTGGCCAAGAGTTCAGTGGCTATGCACAGCAGATTGAGTTTGGCATTCAACGTGTGAAGGCCTGTCTCCCGCGTGTCTACATGCTAGCTGCTGGAGGAACTGCTGTGGGCACTGGTCTCAACACCAGGGTTGGGTTCGCAGAAAAAGTGGCTGCAAAG GTCTCACAGCTTACTGGTCTGCCCTTCGAGACGGCTCCAAACAAGTTTGAGGCCCTGGCTGCCCATGACGCCATGGTTGAGGTCTCGGGTGCTCTTAACGTGATTGCTTGCTCTATCATGAAGATTGCCAACGACATCCGCTTCCTTGGCTCTGGCCCTCGCTGTGGTCTGGGAGAGCTCTCCCTGCCAGAGAATGAGCCAGGTTCTTCCATTATGCCAG GCAAGGTCAACCCAACCCAGTGTGAGGCCATCACCATGGTTGCGGCTCAGGTTATGGGGAACCACGTGGCAGTGACAGTGGGTGGCTCCAATGGACACTTCGAGCTCAATGTCTTCAAGCCCATGATGGTTGCCAATGTGCTGAG gtCCATTCGGCTGCTTGGTGACAGCTGTCATGCATTCGTCAATAACTGTGTTGTTGGTATTACCGCAAACCAGGAACGTATTGACAAGCTCCTCCATGAGTCGCTTATGTTGGTGACTGCCCTCAACCCTCACATTGGTTATGACAAG GCTGCAAAGATCGCCAAGACTGCACATAAGGAAGGCTCAACACTCAAGGCCACAGCACTTAAGCTTGGCTACTTGACGGAGGAAGAATTTGACAAGTGGGTTAGACCTGAAGATATGCTGGGACCCAAGTAA
- the LOC113817335 gene encoding fumarate hydratase, mitochondrial isoform X4, protein MRTKIGNLKIRKSGKDGVRKEQDTFGELEVPNSKYYGAQTVRSVMNFPIGGETERMPLPVIKAFGVLKKAAAEVNQEYGLDPKIADAISKAADEVISGDLYGEHFPLVIWQTGSGTQSNMNTNEVIANRAIELLGGELGSKSPVHPNDHVNKSQSSNDTYPTAMHIATAVEIHNTLLPGLEALHKALDAKAKEYADIVKIGRTHTQDATPLTLGQEFSGYAQQIEFGIQRVKACLPRVYMLAAGGTAVGTGLNTRVGFAEKVAAKVSQLTGLPFETAPNKFEALAAHDAMVEVSGALNVIACSIMKIANDIRFLGSGPRCGLGELSLPENEPGSSIMPGKVNPTQCEAITMVAAQVMGNHVAVTVGGSNGHFELNVFKPMMVANVLRSIRLLGDSCHAFVNNCVVGITANQERIDKLLHESLMLVTALNPHIGYDKAAKIAKTAHKEGSTLKATALKLGYLTEEEFDKWVRPEDMLGPK, encoded by the exons ATG AGGACAAAGATAGGAAATTTGAAGATCAGGAAG AGTGGCAAAGATGGAGTCAGAAAGGAGCAGGATACATTTGGGGAGCTGGAGGTGCCCAACAGCAAATACTACGGGGCTCAGACTGTACGATCCGTCATGAACTTCCCCATTGGCGGAGAAACGGAACGAATGCCG TTGCCAGTGATTAAGGCTTTTGGGGTGCTGAAGAAGGCTGCAGCAGAGGTCAACCAGGAGTATGGTCTTGACCCCAAGATAGCTGATGCCATTTCCAAAGCAGCTGATGAAGTGATCAGCGGAGATCTCTACGGCGAACATTTCCCTCTTGTCATCTGGCAGACT ggATCTGGAACGCAGTCCAACATGAACACCAATGAAGTAATTGCCAACCGCGCAATTGAATTGTTGGGAGGAGAACTAGGGTCAAAATCGCCTGTTCACCCCAATGACCATGTGAACAAGAGTCAG agtTCAAATGACACATACCCAACTGCCATGCACATTGCGACTGCAGTTGAGATCCACAACACACTGTTGCCAGGCCTCGAAGCCTTGCATAAGGCTTTGGACGCAAAAGCCAAGGAATATGCAGACATTGTAAAGATTGGCCGCACTCACACCCAG gATGCCACACCCCTAACTCTTGGCCAAGAGTTCAGTGGCTATGCACAGCAGATTGAGTTTGGCATTCAACGTGTGAAGGCCTGTCTCCCGCGTGTCTACATGCTAGCTGCTGGAGGAACTGCTGTGGGCACTGGTCTCAACACCAGGGTTGGGTTCGCAGAAAAAGTGGCTGCAAAG GTCTCACAGCTTACTGGTCTGCCCTTCGAGACGGCTCCAAACAAGTTTGAGGCCCTGGCTGCCCATGACGCCATGGTTGAGGTCTCGGGTGCTCTTAACGTGATTGCTTGCTCTATCATGAAGATTGCCAACGACATCCGCTTCCTTGGCTCTGGCCCTCGCTGTGGTCTGGGAGAGCTCTCCCTGCCAGAGAATGAGCCAGGTTCTTCCATTATGCCAG GCAAGGTCAACCCAACCCAGTGTGAGGCCATCACCATGGTTGCGGCTCAGGTTATGGGGAACCACGTGGCAGTGACAGTGGGTGGCTCCAATGGACACTTCGAGCTCAATGTCTTCAAGCCCATGATGGTTGCCAATGTGCTGAG gtCCATTCGGCTGCTTGGTGACAGCTGTCATGCATTCGTCAATAACTGTGTTGTTGGTATTACCGCAAACCAGGAACGTATTGACAAGCTCCTCCATGAGTCGCTTATGTTGGTGACTGCCCTCAACCCTCACATTGGTTATGACAAG GCTGCAAAGATCGCCAAGACTGCACATAAGGAAGGCTCAACACTCAAGGCCACAGCACTTAAGCTTGGCTACTTGACGGAGGAAGAATTTGACAAGTGGGTTAGACCTGAAGATATGCTGGGACCCAAGTAA
- the RnpS1 gene encoding RNA-binding protein with serine-rich domain 1 isoform X2: MVRSRSRSASSSGSEKERKAREKEKKPRRQSSSSDSSSSRSSSRSSSGSSGSSDSSSSSSTSSRSSSSSSSSSTSRSRSRDKENKLKSTVKAGAEKSRSRSRDKKTKPKKPSKSRSRSGSPRGRRKPRSPTPRPTRIHVGRLTRNVTKEHLVEIFSVYGAVKSVDMSMRVNNTLNRYGYIDFEKPEDAENAMKHMDGGQVDGQEITAAPVLIPRQIPPRRRSPPPMMQRRGPPPRWRSPPRYIPGRMRRRSPPPMRRRSPPRRRSPRSRSRTPPRRRRYSRSSSSSSR; the protein is encoded by the exons AT GGTTCGTAGTCGGAGTCGATCGGCTTCCTCTAGCGGCTCGGAGAAGGAGCGGAaagccagagaaaaagaaaagaagccgAGGAGACAGTCTTCCAGCAGTGACAGCAGCTCCAGCAGAAG TTCTTCAAGAAGCTCGTCAGGTTCCTCAGGCAGTTCTGACAGTTCCTCTAGCAGTAGCACTTCATCAaggtcgtcgtcatcgtcatcatcatcttctacttCCCGATCAAGATCTAGAGATAAGGAAAACAAATTAAA GTCCACAGTCAAAGCTGGTGCAGAGAAGAGCCGCAGTCGCAGCCGAGATAAGAAAACCAAGCCAAAGAAACCTTCAAAGTCTCGTTCTCG ATCAGGCTCTCCCCGAGGCCGCAGAAAACCACGCTCCCCCACGCCCAGGCCAACCAGGATCCATGTCGGCCGATTGACGAGGAACGTGACCAAGGAACACTTAGTGGAGATCTTCTCTGTTTACGGTGCAGTGAAAAGTGTTGATATGTCAAT GCGCGTAAACAACACCCTTAACCGTTATGGCTACATAGACTTTGAGAAGCCAGAGGATGCAGAGAATGCCATGAAGCATATGGATGGAGGGCAGGTGGATGGTCAAGAGATCACAGCAGCCCCAGTGCTCATTCCACGGCAGATCCCCCCACGACGTCGCTCACCCCCACCCATGATGCAACGCAGAGGGCCACCCCCGCGTTGGCGTTCTCCCCCCAGATATATCCCAGG GAGAATGCGTCGCCGATCCCCACCTCCCATGAGGCGTCGCTCACCTCCTCGCCGCAGATCCCCTCGCTCGCGGTCTCGCACGCCTCCCAGACGCAGAAGATATTCAcgctcatcatcatcttcctctcgcTGA
- the LOC113817335 gene encoding fumarate hydratase, mitochondrial isoform X1 codes for MAALRVTCSSSRLVTPLRGVLPSPCAGIATSSAMLRRPFPEGLLIQRTKIGNLKIRKSGKDGVRKEQDTFGELEVPNSKYYGAQTVRSVMNFPIGGETERMPLPVIKAFGVLKKAAAEVNQEYGLDPKIADAISKAADEVISGDLYGEHFPLVIWQTGSGTQSNMNTNEVIANRAIELLGGELGSKSPVHPNDHVNKSQSSNDTYPTAMHIATAVEIHNTLLPGLEALHKALDAKAKEYADIVKIGRTHTQDATPLTLGQEFSGYAQQIEFGIQRVKACLPRVYMLAAGGTAVGTGLNTRVGFAEKVAAKVSQLTGLPFETAPNKFEALAAHDAMVEVSGALNVIACSIMKIANDIRFLGSGPRCGLGELSLPENEPGSSIMPGKVNPTQCEAITMVAAQVMGNHVAVTVGGSNGHFELNVFKPMMVANVLRSIRLLGDSCHAFVNNCVVGITANQERIDKLLHESLMLVTALNPHIGYDKAAKIAKTAHKEGSTLKATALKLGYLTEEEFDKWVRPEDMLGPK; via the exons ATGGCTGCCCTACGAGTTACTTGTTCCTCTTCTCGCCTGGTTACGCCCCTTAGGGGAGTCCTACCCAGCCCCTGCGCCGGCATAGCAACATCCTCAGCCATG CTTCGACGACCTTTCCCAGAAGGTCTACTGATTCAG AGGACAAAGATAGGAAATTTGAAGATCAGGAAG AGTGGCAAAGATGGAGTCAGAAAGGAGCAGGATACATTTGGGGAGCTGGAGGTGCCCAACAGCAAATACTACGGGGCTCAGACTGTACGATCCGTCATGAACTTCCCCATTGGCGGAGAAACGGAACGAATGCCG TTGCCAGTGATTAAGGCTTTTGGGGTGCTGAAGAAGGCTGCAGCAGAGGTCAACCAGGAGTATGGTCTTGACCCCAAGATAGCTGATGCCATTTCCAAAGCAGCTGATGAAGTGATCAGCGGAGATCTCTACGGCGAACATTTCCCTCTTGTCATCTGGCAGACT ggATCTGGAACGCAGTCCAACATGAACACCAATGAAGTAATTGCCAACCGCGCAATTGAATTGTTGGGAGGAGAACTAGGGTCAAAATCGCCTGTTCACCCCAATGACCATGTGAACAAGAGTCAG agtTCAAATGACACATACCCAACTGCCATGCACATTGCGACTGCAGTTGAGATCCACAACACACTGTTGCCAGGCCTCGAAGCCTTGCATAAGGCTTTGGACGCAAAAGCCAAGGAATATGCAGACATTGTAAAGATTGGCCGCACTCACACCCAG gATGCCACACCCCTAACTCTTGGCCAAGAGTTCAGTGGCTATGCACAGCAGATTGAGTTTGGCATTCAACGTGTGAAGGCCTGTCTCCCGCGTGTCTACATGCTAGCTGCTGGAGGAACTGCTGTGGGCACTGGTCTCAACACCAGGGTTGGGTTCGCAGAAAAAGTGGCTGCAAAG GTCTCACAGCTTACTGGTCTGCCCTTCGAGACGGCTCCAAACAAGTTTGAGGCCCTGGCTGCCCATGACGCCATGGTTGAGGTCTCGGGTGCTCTTAACGTGATTGCTTGCTCTATCATGAAGATTGCCAACGACATCCGCTTCCTTGGCTCTGGCCCTCGCTGTGGTCTGGGAGAGCTCTCCCTGCCAGAGAATGAGCCAGGTTCTTCCATTATGCCAG GCAAGGTCAACCCAACCCAGTGTGAGGCCATCACCATGGTTGCGGCTCAGGTTATGGGGAACCACGTGGCAGTGACAGTGGGTGGCTCCAATGGACACTTCGAGCTCAATGTCTTCAAGCCCATGATGGTTGCCAATGTGCTGAG gtCCATTCGGCTGCTTGGTGACAGCTGTCATGCATTCGTCAATAACTGTGTTGTTGGTATTACCGCAAACCAGGAACGTATTGACAAGCTCCTCCATGAGTCGCTTATGTTGGTGACTGCCCTCAACCCTCACATTGGTTATGACAAG GCTGCAAAGATCGCCAAGACTGCACATAAGGAAGGCTCAACACTCAAGGCCACAGCACTTAAGCTTGGCTACTTGACGGAGGAAGAATTTGACAAGTGGGTTAGACCTGAAGATATGCTGGGACCCAAGTAA
- the RnpS1 gene encoding RNA-binding protein with serine-rich domain 1-B isoform X1, with protein MVRSRSRSASSSGSEKERKAREKEKKPRRQSSSSDSSSSRSSSRSSSGSSGSSDSSSSSSTSSRSSSSSSSSSTSRSRSRDKENKLKDKEKDKKDDPRSTVKAGAEKSRSRSRDKKTKPKKPSKSRSRSGSPRGRRKPRSPTPRPTRIHVGRLTRNVTKEHLVEIFSVYGAVKSVDMSMRVNNTLNRYGYIDFEKPEDAENAMKHMDGGQVDGQEITAAPVLIPRQIPPRRRSPPPMMQRRGPPPRWRSPPRYIPGRMRRRSPPPMRRRSPPRRRSPRSRSRTPPRRRRYSRSSSSSSR; from the exons AT GGTTCGTAGTCGGAGTCGATCGGCTTCCTCTAGCGGCTCGGAGAAGGAGCGGAaagccagagaaaaagaaaagaagccgAGGAGACAGTCTTCCAGCAGTGACAGCAGCTCCAGCAGAAG TTCTTCAAGAAGCTCGTCAGGTTCCTCAGGCAGTTCTGACAGTTCCTCTAGCAGTAGCACTTCATCAaggtcgtcgtcatcgtcatcatcatcttctacttCCCGATCAAGATCTAGAGATAAGGAAAACAAATTAAA ggataaggagaaggacaaAAAAGATGATCCAAG GTCCACAGTCAAAGCTGGTGCAGAGAAGAGCCGCAGTCGCAGCCGAGATAAGAAAACCAAGCCAAAGAAACCTTCAAAGTCTCGTTCTCG ATCAGGCTCTCCCCGAGGCCGCAGAAAACCACGCTCCCCCACGCCCAGGCCAACCAGGATCCATGTCGGCCGATTGACGAGGAACGTGACCAAGGAACACTTAGTGGAGATCTTCTCTGTTTACGGTGCAGTGAAAAGTGTTGATATGTCAAT GCGCGTAAACAACACCCTTAACCGTTATGGCTACATAGACTTTGAGAAGCCAGAGGATGCAGAGAATGCCATGAAGCATATGGATGGAGGGCAGGTGGATGGTCAAGAGATCACAGCAGCCCCAGTGCTCATTCCACGGCAGATCCCCCCACGACGTCGCTCACCCCCACCCATGATGCAACGCAGAGGGCCACCCCCGCGTTGGCGTTCTCCCCCCAGATATATCCCAGG GAGAATGCGTCGCCGATCCCCACCTCCCATGAGGCGTCGCTCACCTCCTCGCCGCAGATCCCCTCGCTCGCGGTCTCGCACGCCTCCCAGACGCAGAAGATATTCAcgctcatcatcatcttcctctcgcTGA